From one Populus alba chromosome 17, ASM523922v2, whole genome shotgun sequence genomic stretch:
- the LOC118048743 gene encoding 7-deoxyloganetin glucosyltransferase-like: protein MVSIDLANTTHAVCIPFPAQGHINPMLKLAKLLHFKGFDITFVNTEYNHRRLLKSRGSSSLDGLPDFQFKTIPDGLPPSDIADATQDIPSLCDCTSTTCLAPFRDLIANLNSSSIVPQVTCIISDACMSFTLDAAEEFGIPEALFWTPSACGVLGYAQYLSLIERGLTPLKDAADLTNGYLETSIDWIPGMKNIRLRDLPSFVRTTDINDFMLHFLIREIDRTSRASAVIINTFDSFEQDVLDALSPMFPPIYTLGPLQLLVDQIPNGNLKTIGSNLWKDHPECIEWLDSKGPNSVVYVNFGSITVITAQQMIEFAWGLANSNKPFLWIIRPDLIEGEAAMFPPEFLSVTKDRSLLASWCPQEQVLKHPSIGGFVSHMGWNSTLESICGGVPMVCWPFFAEQQTNCWFACTKWGIGMEIESNVKRDEVEKLVRELMEGEKGKDMKRNAMEWKTKAEEAAWTGDASHRNLDRLVKVLASEQIR, encoded by the exons ATGGTGTCCATAGACTTGGCAAATACAACCCATGCCGTGTGTATCCCTTTTCCAGCCCAGGGTCACATAAACCCAATGCTAAAACTAGCAAAACTACTCCACTTCAAAGGTTTTGACATAACCTTTGTTAATACAGAGTATAACCACAGACGCTTACTCAAGTCTAGAGGCAGCAGCTCTCTTGATGGCTTGCCAGACTTCCAGTTTAAGACCATTCCTGATGGTCTTCCACCATCAGATATTGCTGATGCCACTCAAGACATCCCATCTCTCTGTGACTGCACCTCCACGACTTGCTTAGCCCCATTTCGTGATCTTATTGCCAACCTCAACTCCTCCAGTATTGTGCCCCAGGTGACATGTATTATCTCTGATGCTTGCATGAGCTTCACTCTTGACGCAGCTGAAGAATTCGGAATTCCTGAAGCGCTGTTTTGGACACCCAGCGCCTGTGGTGTTTTGGGCTACGCACAATATCTTTCTCTTATCGAAAGAGGCTTGACACCTCTGAAAG acgCGGCCGATCTAACAAATGGGTACTTAGAAACATCCATAGATTGGATTCCAGGAATGAAAAATATCCGTTTGAGGGATCTTCCAAGTTTTGTCAGAACTACAGACATAAACGACTTCATGCTTCACTTCCTGATAAGAGAAATAGACAGAACCTCAAGAGCTTCTGCTGTCATTATTAACACCTTTGACTCCTTCGAACAAGATGTTTTGGATGCTTTATCCCCAATGTTTCCTCCAATTTACACACTTGGTCCTCTCCAGTTGCTTGTTGATCAGATTCCAAATGGTAATCTGAAAACTATTGGCTCCAATCTTTGGAAAGATCATCCAGAGTGCATTGAATGGCTTGATTCAAAAGGACCAAACTCCGTGGTGTATGTAAATTTTGGTAGCATCACTGTAATAACTGCACAGCAAATGATTGAATTTGCTTGGGGACTAGCCAACAGCAACAAACCTTTCTTATGGATAATAAGGCCAGATCTTATCGAAGGTGAAGCCGCGATGTTCCCACCTGAATTTTTATCTGTAACAAAGGATAGAAGTTTGCTAGCAAGCTGGTGTCCTCAAGAACAAGTCTTGAAGCATCCTTCCATAGGAGGGTTTGTAAGTCACATGGGGTGGAACTCGACGTTGGAAAGTATCTGTGGCGGTGTCCCAATGGTTTGTTGGCCATTTTTCGCTGAGCAACAGACCAACTGTTGGTTTGCTTGTACTAAGTGGGGTATCGGAATGGAGATAGAAAGCAACGTGAAAAGGGATGAAGTGGAAAAACTTGTGAGGGAGTTAATGGAGGGGGAGAAGGGAAAAGATATGAAAAGGAATGCAATGGAATGGAAAACCAAGGCAGAGGAGGCTGCTTGGACCGGTGATGCTTCTCATCGGAATCTGGATCGATTGGTAAAAGTTCTTGCAAGCGAGCAAATACGTTAG